One genomic segment of [Phormidium] sp. ETS-05 includes these proteins:
- a CDS encoding transporter substrate-binding domain-containing protein, translating to MAIPNFTESTYLQENPDVAQAVANGSYPNGFEHWVKVGFFEGRMPQILFNEQFYLDFHPDVAAAVERGELSSGFEHYARFGADEGRAAVSGISDFNEAAYLQANPDVAQAVASGLFSSGFQHWVRVGFAEGRNREITFQEGFYLDFNPDVAAAVANGTFASGLEHYAVFGARENRPPVGSATREGSLLQEVLDRGVVRVAVYDDALGFSNREADGSFSGIGIDFSRALATALFGNPNAIEYVVVEAGQDFNAVANGAADIAATLPTHSVLRDATLGVDYSPTVFFDTQGVLVRGNSEITSVPQLAGATIGVLEGTRSQQNLEDAAQRAGITLNIQTFSSQDALFAAYDAGQIGAVSMNRGALSSRIPTLSNPGNQVILEQNLGKEPLAFIFPENQSEFGDVVRWAVNAPIQAEFFGINSQNVNEFLNGNSDIKRFLGVDGNLGESLGISNDFALKIIQQIGNYAEIYNRNFDETALPRNLNELMFVEPGGLVFYPPFSGSDRVSVPLVDNDNRNVLQEVLDRGFVRVGVRNDAQGLGFADANGNLTGFDVDFGRAVAAAVFGDPNAVEFVIQTSGAQRFSDVANGIVDVTSRNATHNLRRDALLGVDFAPINAYDAQFVVTPTASGITSLAQLAGGRIGVSAGTTSETRLREKLSELGINAEVVALDNFQTIFQQYINGELDAITGDGGLIISSLLTLPIEQRDQHQPFPDVLGEEPLAMVVDENQSQWKDVVSGVTYALYEGLELGLTSENVAEAVNSSDPAIRRFLGGEGNIGAGLGLPNDFALNVISAVGNYQEMSDRNFPGIPFDPNSVPYTEGGFLFSVPFA from the coding sequence ATGGCTATTCCTAACTTTACCGAAAGCACCTATCTGCAAGAGAACCCAGACGTAGCACAAGCCGTTGCCAACGGCTCTTATCCCAATGGCTTCGAGCATTGGGTAAAGGTGGGGTTTTTTGAAGGGAGGATGCCACAAATTCTCTTCAACGAACAGTTTTATCTTGACTTTCACCCCGATGTAGCAGCAGCAGTGGAGCGCGGGGAGTTGTCGAGCGGGTTTGAACATTATGCTCGGTTTGGCGCTGATGAAGGGAGAGCGGCGGTTTCCGGGATATCTGATTTTAATGAAGCTGCCTATTTACAAGCCAACCCGGACGTGGCTCAAGCCGTTGCTAGTGGGTTATTTTCTAGCGGGTTCCAACATTGGGTAAGGGTTGGGTTTGCGGAAGGGAGAAACCGAGAAATTACTTTTCAAGAAGGTTTTTATCTGGACTTTAACCCGGATGTGGCTGCGGCTGTCGCTAACGGAACTTTTGCTAGCGGATTGGAACATTATGCGGTGTTTGGGGCTAGAGAAAATCGCCCTCCTGTTGGGAGCGCCACCAGGGAAGGTTCCCTCCTCCAAGAGGTTTTAGACCGAGGAGTTGTGCGGGTGGCGGTGTATGACGATGCTCTTGGTTTTAGCAATCGAGAAGCTGATGGCTCTTTTAGTGGGATTGGCATTGATTTTAGTCGGGCATTAGCCACGGCTTTGTTTGGCAATCCGAATGCTATTGAATATGTAGTGGTCGAAGCGGGACAAGACTTTAATGCGGTTGCTAATGGAGCCGCAGATATCGCCGCTACTCTGCCCACTCACAGCGTTTTGCGCGATGCTACTTTGGGTGTGGATTATTCGCCGACCGTGTTCTTTGATACCCAAGGGGTACTGGTGCGGGGGAACAGTGAGATTACTTCAGTGCCGCAGTTAGCTGGAGCCACTATTGGGGTTTTAGAAGGAACGCGCTCTCAACAAAACTTAGAAGATGCGGCGCAACGTGCTGGAATCACTCTAAATATTCAAACCTTCTCCTCCCAAGATGCCTTATTTGCCGCTTATGATGCGGGGCAAATTGGGGCAGTTTCTATGAATCGTGGGGCGCTGAGTTCGCGGATTCCCACTTTATCTAATCCGGGAAATCAAGTGATTTTAGAGCAAAATCTGGGTAAAGAACCGTTAGCATTTATTTTCCCGGAAAATCAGTCAGAATTTGGTGATGTAGTCCGCTGGGCGGTCAACGCTCCCATTCAAGCGGAATTTTTTGGGATTAACTCCCAGAATGTGAATGAATTTCTTAATGGCAATAGCGACATCAAACGCTTTTTGGGAGTGGACGGAAATTTAGGCGAATCCCTGGGAATCTCCAATGACTTTGCCCTGAAAATTATTCAACAAATCGGCAACTACGCAGAGATTTACAATCGCAACTTCGATGAAACTGCGTTACCCCGAAATCTCAACGAACTGATGTTTGTGGAGCCAGGGGGACTGGTGTTTTATCCCCCGTTTAGCGGTAGCGACAGAGTGAGTGTGCCGCTGGTGGATAACGATAACCGCAACGTTTTGCAGGAAGTCTTAGACCGAGGTTTCGTGCGCGTCGGGGTCAGAAATGATGCTCAAGGACTGGGTTTTGCCGATGCCAACGGCAACTTAACCGGCTTTGATGTGGATTTTGGGCGAGCCGTAGCAGCCGCAGTGTTTGGCGACCCCAATGCCGTCGAGTTCGTGATTCAGACATCCGGTGCCCAGCGCTTTAGCGATGTTGCTAATGGCATTGTGGATGTCACCAGCCGCAACGCCACCCACAACCTGAGACGGGATGCGCTTTTGGGCGTAGATTTTGCCCCGATTAATGCTTACGACGCTCAATTTGTCGTTACTCCAACTGCCAGCGGCATTACCTCTTTGGCACAACTTGCCGGGGGTCGAATCGGGGTGAGTGCCGGGACGACTTCTGAAACCCGATTGCGAGAAAAGTTGAGTGAGTTGGGCATTAATGCCGAAGTCGTGGCTTTGGATAATTTCCAGACCATTTTCCAACAGTATATCAATGGCGAACTGGATGCCATTACCGGAGATGGGGGGCTAATTATCTCCAGTCTTCTGACCTTACCTATAGAGCAGCGAGACCAGCATCAGCCCTTTCCAGACGTTCTGGGAGAGGAACCTTTGGCAATGGTGGTGGATGAAAACCAATCCCAGTGGAAAGATGTGGTTTCTGGGGTGACTTATGCCCTTTATGAAGGCTTAGAACTGGGTTTGACTTCAGAAAATGTAGCTGAAGCCGTCAATAGTTCAGATCCAGCTATCCGCCGCTTTTTGGGAGGGGAAGGAAATATCGGGGCAGGTTTGGGTTTGCCGAATGATTTTGCCCTGAATGTCATTTCTGCGGTGGGGAACTACCAAGAGATGAGCGATCGCAATTTCCCTGGGATTCCTTTCGATCCTAATTCGGTTCCTTATACAGAGGGCGGTTTCTTGTTCTCCGTTCCTTTTGCTTAA
- a CDS encoding RNA polymerase sigma factor: MPVPTNQLPPQTEEQLLQHLAAGETRAFWRLFQPYRDYLLRCCLKWMNGNLTAAEDLLSQAMLKAWEKAQKYAEKITNFKSWVTTLTRNFWLDLKRRRDVDLVEDIEVYAEQNELGLAAVDQTPESALDREEKNRVIRAAVDELPTKMRETFILHYYEELSHQEIVERQGISYANVCKRISEARKILRPKLRGYFIEEEEASTEVSVTPVAIEPLIEETPLENAGVEAIVDEPVLSVAVAEVECVVDEELPEVVVSEQQPESDFLAATAEGSLEVRSDACPWVEAALWRQQRHQMGKVAGEFVFVLVRSSRSPPLHPVLYKFRNCATY, from the coding sequence ATGCCAGTCCCTACAAATCAACTCCCACCCCAAACAGAAGAACAACTATTGCAACATCTTGCCGCAGGCGAAACCCGTGCTTTCTGGCGTCTCTTCCAACCGTACCGAGACTATCTGTTGCGGTGCTGTCTGAAGTGGATGAACGGCAACTTAACGGCAGCGGAAGATTTGCTGAGTCAGGCGATGCTCAAAGCCTGGGAAAAAGCGCAAAAGTACGCGGAAAAAATCACCAATTTTAAATCTTGGGTGACGACCCTAACTCGGAATTTTTGGCTGGATTTAAAACGTCGTCGAGATGTGGACTTGGTTGAAGATATAGAAGTATATGCGGAGCAAAACGAGCTAGGACTGGCTGCTGTTGACCAGACCCCAGAAAGCGCCTTAGACCGTGAAGAGAAAAACCGGGTGATTCGCGCTGCTGTTGACGAGTTACCCACCAAGATGCGCGAGACTTTTATTCTGCACTATTATGAAGAACTGTCTCATCAAGAGATAGTCGAAAGGCAAGGAATTTCCTACGCGAATGTTTGCAAGCGCATATCCGAGGCGCGGAAAATTTTACGTCCTAAATTGCGGGGATATTTTATCGAGGAGGAAGAGGCGAGCACGGAAGTGTCAGTTACACCTGTGGCAATAGAGCCCCTAATTGAGGAAACTCCCCTGGAGAATGCGGGAGTTGAAGCGATCGTGGATGAGCCGGTACTTTCAGTTGCAGTGGCGGAAGTGGAGTGTGTTGTGGATGAGGAATTGCCGGAGGTGGTGGTATCTGAGCAGCAGCCCGAGTCGGATTTTTTGGCGGCGACTGCTGAGGGGAGTTTGGAGGTAAGGAGTGATGCTTGTCCGTGGGTTGAGGCGGCGCTATGGAGGCAACAACGGCATCAGATGGGGAAAGTTGCGGGAGAATTTGTGTTTGTGCTTGTGCGATCGTCCCGTTCTCCTCCTTTGCATCCTGTTCTCTATAAATTCAGAAATTGCGCTACTTACTAA
- a CDS encoding endonuclease/exonuclease/phosphatase family protein → MRIATWNMQGGVNTMYINQVVQATQANVLCLQECGALAEHLHGIVPIIGLNGAIIGYTGNFVVGQGFFMECVYWENIWIQGSLAVLSNISPLYYGILDAAPVLGFVPPNVRNLPWMTVQNPNTGINITVFSIHAPPVFAPTTIANVCNWNNAQITQIADVTPGYWACVGDFNADPTIAGYIPPPVGNVVRSNRATQQGEGILDYAVTNALAFTYVPPTQVVSASDHFPQVFQW, encoded by the coding sequence ATGAGGATAGCAACATGGAATATGCAGGGTGGTGTCAACACCATGTATATCAATCAAGTAGTACAGGCTACTCAAGCTAATGTACTATGCTTACAAGAATGCGGCGCTCTGGCGGAACACTTACACGGAATAGTGCCGATAATCGGACTAAACGGGGCGATTATTGGATATACAGGCAACTTCGTAGTTGGTCAAGGCTTTTTTATGGAATGTGTCTATTGGGAAAATATTTGGATACAAGGAAGTCTTGCTGTCTTAAGTAACATCAGCCCACTATATTATGGAATTCTCGATGCTGCTCCTGTGCTAGGTTTTGTACCTCCTAATGTTAGGAATTTGCCTTGGATGACAGTACAGAATCCTAATACAGGAATTAATATCACTGTATTCTCGATACACGCACCACCTGTTTTTGCCCCGACTACCATTGCTAATGTATGTAATTGGAATAACGCCCAAATTACTCAGATAGCAGATGTCACGCCGGGATACTGGGCTTGTGTAGGTGATTTTAATGCCGACCCTACTATCGCGGGTTATATTCCACCTCCTGTTGGCAATGTTGTTCGTAGCAACCGTGCTACTCAACAAGGTGAAGGGATACTTGATTATGCTGTGACTAATGCTCTTGCTTTTACCTATGTACCCCCAACTCAGGTAGTGAGTGCCTCCGATCATTTTCCGCAGGTTTTTCAATGGTAA